Part of the bacterium genome is shown below.
TCTTCACAAGGGCGTCATCCTTTATCCTTAATTTCAGCCTGTTATCATGTGACAAACCCAGTTTATTAATCATCACTTCTTTTTTCCTGTCTTTTAAAGATTTTTTGTTTATTGTTATAAAATCCATAGTATAGTATTATAATATTATAGTATTATTATATTATATAAAAAATATATGTCAAGCAAAATATAACTATATTTTATAGATAGTTATAAATATACGTAATATTTTATACAATAATATAATAATATTATCGTATTATATAATTTTTTATTTAATACTTTTTTTGAATAAACTGAAAATCAGGACAAAAATATCGCAATCAACGGCGGGCGATTTCCTTTAACCATTCTTTAACTTTTTGGGACTGGGGGGAATCCGGCTCAAGTTTCAAAAAATCATTAAAATCCCTGACGGCAGAATTAAAAATATTTTTCTCTGCATATAAAAAACCCAGGTTATAATATGCCTCGGGGGTGGGATAAATCTTATTAGCTGATTGATATTGATAAATCGCAAGGTCCGCCTTTTTTTCTTTTAAATAAATCCTTGCCATGTTTAAATTGAAGGCAAATAGCTGCCGCAATATTTCATTGTCCCTGACAAGGCGAATAGATTTATGCTTCCCCAGACCCCGGTATGAATAATCCAGCCATATTTTTTCATCAGTAAAATCCGCATTTTTCTCCCGCCAGAGAATACCTTTAAATTGCAGCGGACTGCTTTTCTGTAAAAAATCTCTGGCAAATAATGTATAATAAAATTTGTAGCCGGGATTATATGTTTCAATATCTTCTGTAATAATTTTACTTCTTTCCGTTAAATAATTTATGTAATTCCAATCCGCGAATTCTTTTCTTTTTAAAACCAATTTCGGTTCTTCCTGCATCATCTGGGCATAATACCATGGCATAGAAGCCATTCTCTGGTGCACTACAGCCAAATCTTTCCTCCTGCCCTCGCTGTATTTATAATACCATAAGGGGAAAGTATCGCCCGATAAAGAAGTAAAAATCAAACTTTTTTCCTCACAGGTTCTCGCCATATTTGCCGCGAAATCATAAGCAAAATAGTTTCTCTTTAAATCATATAACGCATAATGATCAAAAAGAGATGTCAAAGGTAAAAGGAAAACCAGTACTAAAATAAAAACCCACATGCCAGGGGAAACAGGCGTGACTTTTTCTAAATAAAAATGAATTTTTTCCAGGATAAAAGCTACGCCGAAGCTTATCCAGACAGCAAACACCGCATATAAAGGCAGATAAAATGTTCTAAGAAGGGCAAAAATATGTGTGGGGATGGGCGGATTTACTATAAAAATAAAACCAATCCCGCTGCAAAAAGTGATTAACGAAAAAGTAATAAATAATTTCAGGTTTTTTCTAAATAGTCTCCATAATCCAAAAAAAGAAAAAAAGAAAGTCCAGATACTGACCTGTTCAATAAAACCGAAAAGATTAAACTGCTGAATTATTTTTTTAATATCACGCGCTGTGTTCAATGCCCCATATTGCTCTCTGTTAACGGCAAACAAAAATCCCCTCATGGTTTCCGGGTTACTCCAATCCAGGTATGGGTTTTGAGCTGAACGAAGGGGTAAATAAACATAAATTGTAAGCCCAAAAGCAAACAAAAATATCATACAAACAAGATGTTTTATTTTGAATATTTCCCTCCAGTCCGTGGCCAATAAAAAATATATAAATGCAGGAAAAAAAAGAACCGCCTGCTCATGGTTCCCAAAACTCAGGCCATAAATTAATGAACCCAGAAAAATATAGCGGATATCCCTTTTACTGTCCCATACCAGCAAAAGACAGGTCAGAAGCATCATAAGGAAGAGATTTAACGTATAAACTTCCGTGGTAACAGAATGAAGCCATATCATACTGGAGAAGCCGGTAAGCATTGCCGCGATTACCGCCGGGACAAAACCGTCAAGTAAAATCCCCGTTGAAGTTTTCCCTTTTTCTACCAGGCTCCTCTCAATCCTTAAAACAATAAAATAAACCATTAACACGCTTAATGACCCCAAAACCGCACAGGCCAAGTTACCTCTAAAAGCGATATTACCTACAAGAAACAGAGACATCAAAACTTTCATTGTTATTGTATAAAGAGGATAACCTGAAGGATGTGTAATTCCCAAAATATACGGAGAGGTAATCAATTCACCGCTGTCTTCATAAGTTATGGTGGGAGCTAAAGTATGAATATAGACTGCCAGGGAAATAAGAAAAACTATGATACCTATAAAATAAGGCTTATCTTCTTCCGCAAATATTTTCATTCGCTTAATATAAGAGTGTATAGGTAATTATATTAATCCCCATCTCAAACGCTTTTTCTCTAATTTCAGGGGGGTCATTATAAACTTCCTGGCTTACCCAGCCGTCACTGATATTTGTGTTATAGGTATAAAAAAGGACCAGTTTTCCTTCATGATATATCCCCAGTCCTTTAGGCCGGCCGGGATAATGCTCATGGACCTTGGGCAGACCTTCCGGAAATTTGTAAACTAAATGATAAATTGGATGAGAAAACGGCAATTCTATTAATTCTTTATCAGGAAAAACCCTTTTTAATTCCTGCCTGAAATATTTGTCCATACCATAATCATCATCAACATATAAAAAACCGCCGTTTGTTAAATAAGTGCGGAGACGCGTTATTTCCGGATCGGAAAATTTTATATTGCCATGCCCGGTTGCAAATAAAAACGGATAGGAAAAAAAATCCTCATCCTCAATCGAAACAACTTTTTCTTTTGAAGAAACTTTAATATTTGTATTTTTTTGTATTTCTTTGGCGAGGTTTGGAATCAGGGACGGATCATTATACCAATCGCCCCCTCCGCTGTATTTCAACCTTGCAATGGTAAATTCTGACCACGCGGAACAAAATTTATTCAAAGCAAAAAATAAAAAAATTAATAATAAAAGCCTATTTTTTAGATTCTGTAACATTCATACTCAATTCTTTTGTCAAAACTGACCCGTTATGAATGATTGTTAAAAAAACAGGTTCATTTAATTTAACCTGGCTGGCTACCTGGCCAAAATTTTTTAAATCTTTAAAAGTTTTCCGGTTTATGCCGATTATCAAATCGCCTTTTTCTAATTTGGCGTTATAGGATATTGAATCTGTTTTAATATCAGAAACAATAATATTCACAGGTTTATCCGAAATTTCCACAACCTTAACCTTAAAACCGAGCCTCTCCAGAAGTTCCCTTACCTGTCCCCATGTATCTTCTAATGTAATTTCCAATTCTATTTCTTTTGTATCGCGTAAAAGTTTTACCTTTATCTTATCACCGACTTTTTTGCTGAAAATTGCAGTTTCAAATTCATATTGTGTCTTAATCGATTGGCCGTCAATATGCTTAATTATATCGCCTTTCTCAATCCCCGATATTTTAGCAGGGCTTTTTTCGATAAAATCATCAACTAATACTCCATCCGCCTCTCTCTTTTTTGTCCTCTCCTTAAAATAATCTTTTATAATTAAACCCATCCACGGGGTTTTATTAATTTTTTCTTCTAATTCAATTCCCTTCTGAACATCAGGCTTACTTTTAGTTTCTTCTGAAAAACCATAATTAAAATTAAATATAACCAAAAATAAAAAAAATATACTACAATTTTTCACCCAGCTCTTCCTTCCATAGTTAATAGAGAACCTAATACTTTCCCCAAGCCTTCCTTTATTTTCAGGAAGAGCTGGGTTCATTTTACATTTTGATTTTTGCATTTACTTATCACCAATCCCTTTCTATGATGTAGTCCGTTAATGTTACAAGCGCCTGTTTTATTTTTGAAGGAGGGAATATTTCCAGTTCTTTTTTGGCCGATTGAATATATTTTCCTCCCATATCAATTACTTTCTCAAGTATTTTATAATCATTCATTTTACCGCGGATATACAGAATATCATTTTCATTCAACCCTTCACTATCAAGCATTTTACAAAGCGTATCTTTATCATCCGGTTTAGATTCCTGGAGAAGATATATCAAAGGGAGTGTATATCCGCCTTCACGCAAATCATTGGTCACCGGTTTACCAAGTTTTTCTTTTTTTGCATTCCAGTCCAGTGTATCATCAATTATCTGAAATGCAATGCCTAAATTTAAGCCGAACCTTTCTAACGCATAAATCTTATCACGGGATAAACCACCGCACATACCGCCAGCCTTGGCACAGGCTGAAATTAATCCCGCCGTTTTCGCACGGATTATATATAAATAGTCTTCAAAACTGACTTCCGGATCGTTTTTAGCTGCTTCCTGGAGGACTTCCCCCTCGGTCATGTCATTGGTGGCCCCGATAACCAATCTTATCGCTTCTATGTCCTTGTCTTTTAAAAGTAAACGACAACCCTTTGTGTATAAATAATCCCCTAGAAGAACGGCAAATTTGTTATCCCATTTTGCGTTTATTGAGGGTTTCCCCCGCCGGAGATTAGCTTCATCCACAACATCATCATGAACAAGTGTCGCAGTATGAATTAACTCTATCGCAACAGCGAGTTTAACGCTTCTTTCCCTGTCAAATTCGCCGAGTTTTGCACAAAGGATTAAAATTGCCGGGCGGACACGTTTCCCCCCCGGCAATAAAATATGAGAAATAACAGGCGAAATCTTTGCGTTATCAGCTTCAATTTCTTTTTTAAGCTCAACTTCAA
Proteins encoded:
- a CDS encoding DUF2723 domain-containing protein, with the protein product MKIFAEEDKPYFIGIIVFLISLAVYIHTLAPTITYEDSGELITSPYILGITHPSGYPLYTITMKVLMSLFLVGNIAFRGNLACAVLGSLSVLMVYFIVLRIERSLVEKGKTSTGILLDGFVPAVIAAMLTGFSSMIWLHSVTTEVYTLNLFLMMLLTCLLLVWDSKRDIRYIFLGSLIYGLSFGNHEQAVLFFPAFIYFLLATDWREIFKIKHLVCMIFLFAFGLTIYVYLPLRSAQNPYLDWSNPETMRGFLFAVNREQYGALNTARDIKKIIQQFNLFGFIEQVSIWTFFFSFFGLWRLFRKNLKLFITFSLITFCSGIGFIFIVNPPIPTHIFALLRTFYLPLYAVFAVWISFGVAFILEKIHFYLEKVTPVSPGMWVFILVLVFLLPLTSLFDHYALYDLKRNYFAYDFAANMARTCEEKSLIFTSLSGDTFPLWYYKYSEGRRKDLAVVHQRMASMPWYYAQMMQEEPKLVLKRKEFADWNYINYLTERSKIITEDIETYNPGYKFYYTLFARDFLQKSSPLQFKGILWREKNADFTDEKIWLDYSYRGLGKHKSIRLVRDNEILRQLFAFNLNMARIYLKEKKADLAIYQYQSANKIYPTPEAYYNLGFLYAEKNIFNSAVRDFNDFLKLEPDSPQSQKVKEWLKEIARR
- a CDS encoding DUF4159 domain-containing protein, which gives rise to MLQNLKNRLLLLIFLFFALNKFCSAWSEFTIARLKYSGGGDWYNDPSLIPNLAKEIQKNTNIKVSSKEKVVSIEDEDFFSYPFLFATGHGNIKFSDPEITRLRTYLTNGGFLYVDDDYGMDKYFRQELKRVFPDKELIELPFSHPIYHLVYKFPEGLPKVHEHYPGRPKGLGIYHEGKLVLFYTYNTNISDGWVSQEVYNDPPEIREKAFEMGINIITYTLLY
- a CDS encoding PDZ domain-containing protein → MKNCSIFFLFLVIFNFNYGFSEETKSKPDVQKGIELEEKINKTPWMGLIIKDYFKERTKKREADGVLVDDFIEKSPAKISGIEKGDIIKHIDGQSIKTQYEFETAIFSKKVGDKIKVKLLRDTKEIELEITLEDTWGQVRELLERLGFKVKVVEISDKPVNIIVSDIKTDSISYNAKLEKGDLIIGINRKTFKDLKNFGQVASQVKLNEPVFLTIIHNGSVLTKELSMNVTESKK
- a CDS encoding polyprenyl synthetase family protein encodes the protein MFNLIFLYNLIKSELDEVEVELKKEIEADNAKISPVISHILLPGGKRVRPAILILCAKLGEFDRERSVKLAVAIELIHTATLVHDDVVDEANLRRGKPSINAKWDNKFAVLLGDYLYTKGCRLLLKDKDIEAIRLVIGATNDMTEGEVLQEAAKNDPEVSFEDYLYIIRAKTAGLISACAKAGGMCGGLSRDKIYALERFGLNLGIAFQIIDDTLDWNAKKEKLGKPVTNDLREGGYTLPLIYLLQESKPDDKDTLCKMLDSEGLNENDILYIRGKMNDYKILEKVIDMGGKYIQSAKKELEIFPPSKIKQALVTLTDYIIERDW